A region of Plutella xylostella chromosome 29, ilPluXylo3.1, whole genome shotgun sequence DNA encodes the following proteins:
- the LOC105383738 gene encoding balbiani ring protein 3, producing MSCCKKPTKTMSCDNSNCLCIETAGRSCLCLTTDKNGRVIECKNCVCNGSKCCPMTSGQGTCRCLCRSESKVCRNCSCSKTKSSCEDCQCVGKSCVCIKTDGKSCICVCKNEKGEIVTCDDCSCSEEGGLKKCGKCECKKDKGSCEDCQCVGKSCVCIKTDGKSCICVCKNEKGDIVKCNDCACTDSNVKKCEDCKCSGAKKCGKDACVCIKTDGKPCICVCKNEKGEIIACDDCVCTGGKCGTSSAGEKKTCSKSECICISTGGKSCLCLCTDEKGNIKSCDDCECNDDKCGKGACVCIKPIGKSCICVCKNEKGEIVTCEDCSCSEEGGLKKCGKCECKKDKGSCENCQCVGKSCFCIKTDGKSCICVCKNEKGDIVKCNDCACTDSNVKKCEDCKCSGAKKCGKDACVCIKTDGKPCICVCKNEKGEIIACDDCACTGGKCGTSSAGEKKTCSKSECICISTGGKSCICLCTDEKGNIKSCDDCSCSETEGLKKCGKCECKNDKGSCGDCQCVGKSCVCIKTDGKSCICVCKNEKGDIVKCNDCACTDGNIKKCGDCKCKADKECKKDGCVCIKTDGAKCICICENKDGKIIRCKECSCE from the coding sequence ATGTCTTGCTGCAAGAAACCCACTAAGACCATGTCTTGCGACAACTCCAACTGTCTCTGCATCGAGACTGCTGGCCGAAGCTGCCTCTGTCTCACTACTGACAAGAACGGTCGTGTCATCGAGTGCAAGAACTGCGTGTGCAATGGTTCCAAGTGCTGCCCCATGACTTCTGGCCAGGGCACCTGTCGATGCCTCTGTCGCAGTGAATCCAAAGTCTGCCGTAACTGCTCGTGCTCTAAGACCAAGAGCAGCTGTGAAGACTGCCAATGCGTTGGAAAAAGCTGCGTTTGCATCAAAACTGATGGAAAATCTTGCATCTGTGTTTGCAAGAATGAAAAAGGCGAAATAGTTACATGTGATGACTGCTCGTGCTCTGAAGAAGGTGGATTGAAGAAATGTGGCAAGTGCGAGTGTAAGAAAGACAAGGGTAGCTGTGAAGACTGCCAATGCGTTGGAAAGAGCTGCGTTTGCATCAAAACTGACGGAAAATCTTGCATCTGCGTTTGCAAGAATGAAAAGGGAGATATTGTGAAGTGCAATGATTGTGCTTGCACTGATAGTAACGTCAAGAAGTGCGAAGACTGCAAGTGCAGTGGCGCTAAGAAATGCGGAAAGGATGCTTGTGTTTGCATCAAAACCGATGGGAAACCTTGCATCTGTGTTTGCAAGAATGAAAAGGGAGAAATCATAGCTTGTGATGATTGCGTTTGCACTGGCGGAAAATGCGGGACATCTTCAGCTGGTGAAAAGAAAACATGCTCTAAATCAGAGTGCATCTGCATTTCTACGGGTGGAAAGTCTTGTCTCTGCCTCTGTACTGATGAAAAAGGGAACATCAAGAGTTGCGATGATTGTGAATGCAACGATGACAAGTGCGGAAAAGGTGCCTGTGTTTGCATCAAACCGATTGGAAAGTCATGCATCTGTGTTTGTAAGAATGAAAAAGGTGAAATTGTTACATGTGAGGACTGCTCATGCTCTGAAGAAGGTGGATTGAAGAAATGTGGCAAGTGCGAGTGTAAGAAAGACAAGGGTAGCTGTGAAAACTGCCAATGCGTTGGAAAGAGCTGCTTTTGCATCAAAACTGACGGAAAATCTTGCATCTGCGTTTGCAAGAATGAAAAGGGAGATATTGTGAAGTGCAATGATTGTGCTTGCACTGATAGTAACGTCAAGAAGTGTGAAGACTGCAAGTGCAGTGGCGCTAAGAAATGCGGAAAGGATGCTTGTGTTTGCATCAAAACCGATGGAAAACCTTGCATCTGTGTTTGCAAGAATGAAAAAGGAGAAATCATAGCTTGTGATGATTGCGCTTGTACTGGCGGAAAATGCGGGACATCTTCAGCTGGTGAAAAGAAAACATGCTCTAAATCAGAGTGCATCTGCATTTCTACGGGTGGAAAGTCTTGTATCTGCCTCTGTACTGATGAAAAGGGGAACATCAAGAGTTGCGATGACTGCTCTTGCTCAGAGACAGAGGGATTGAAGAAATGTGGAAAATGTGAGTGCAAGAATGACAAGGGTAGCTGTGGAGACTGCCAATGCGTTGGAAAGAGCTGCGTTTGCATCAAAACTGACGGAAAATCTTGCATCTGCGTTTGCAAGAATGAAAAGGGAGATATTGTGAAGTGCAATGATTGTGCTTGCACTGATGGTAACATCAAGAAGTGTGGAGATTGCAAATGCAAGGCTGATAAGGAATGTAAGAAAGATGGTTGTGTTTGCATCAAAACCGACGGGGCtaaatgtatttgtatttgcgAGAACAAAGATGGAAAGATAATTCGATGCAAGGAATGCTCCTGTGAGTAG